One region of Oncorhynchus mykiss isolate Arlee chromosome 8, USDA_OmykA_1.1, whole genome shotgun sequence genomic DNA includes:
- the LOC110529263 gene encoding zinc finger protein 513 isoform X1, producing MPRRKQQNPQPVKLDSEDGVLTIGAPGSLTLKADFLLGHDLEFGDPGHDKILGLDDKYSDSVAAEIGFSVYPLGDEEESCAFSRLSMESDADEPRTATESCRDQEDGPTSQPDLEPPFPPYLSCRGCGLDLVGPYCHRCCKGGGGGGGGGGFSGAFGGFRAGSRSQADDSEEGGDVTDDNSIMGDDGPNSKLHSCQLCGFSSRYANHVKRHMKTHNGEKPYHCPLCTYASAQLVNLQRHLRIHTGEKPYRCDCCSFACSSLGNLKRHQRMHVAGQPGQGAGQEAVRPACGSPIDPSTVGPPANGPPAVGPPASGPPASGHGLKRKEEPSASAEEVVRSDLNLHNRDYLPRYSRLRLQPPLEQQPPRLLEGPGLGARVGAGTLGRCLTGSRSGVRPVVGVKSEETHRDSLLPLLFPFTCRLCGTPLEDEDGSTAQICAKCTLDMLTKESSGPNSPGERGDKVYTCSACPFLTHYPNHLARHMKTHSGEKPYKCPQCDYASAHFDNLKRHHRVHTGEKPYKCHLCDYACGNLANLKRHQRVHSGAKPFQCAVCSYSCNQSMNLKRHMLRHTGEKPYKCQQCGYTTGHWDNYKRHQKKHGLATDGWVKVQMSGGGEEEGGEEEDEEERVAGQPQRKEEEAVMQYMSR from the exons ATGCCAAGAAGAAAACAACAGAATCCTCAACCTGTCAAGT TGGATTCTGAAGATGGTGTATTAACCATTGGCGCTCCAGGAAGCCTGACCTTGAAGGCAGATTTCCTTCTGGGACACGACCTTGAGTTTGGTGACCCGGGCCATGACAAGATCCTAGGCTTGGACGACAAGTACTCAG ACTCTGTAGCGGCTGAGATCGGCTTCTCTGTGTACCCTCTGGGGGATGAGGAAGAGAGTTGTGCATTCAGCCGTCTCAGTATGGAGAGTGACGCAGATGAGCCCCGCACCGCCACCGAGAGCTGCAGGGACCAGGAGGATGGTCCAACCTCCCAGCCCGACCTCGAGCCCCCCTTCCCCCCCTACCTGTCCTGCCGGGGCTGTGGTCTGGATCTGGTGGGACCCTACTGCCACCGCTGCtgcaagggaggaggaggaggaggaggaggggggggattCAGCGGCGCGTTCGGTGGCTTTCGCGCCGGTTCGCGGTCACAAGCGGACGATAGCGAGGAAGGAGGGGACGTAACGGACGACAACTCCATAATGGGTGACGACGGTCCCAACTCCAAGCTCCACTCCTGCCAGTTGTGTGGGTTCTCCTCACGCTATGCCAATCACGTCAAGAGGCACATGAAGACTCACAACGGGGAGAAGCCGTACCACTGTCCCCTGTGTACCTACGCCTCGGCCCAGCTGGTCAACCTGCAGAGACACCTGAGGATTCACACTGGGGAGAAACCATACAGGTGTGACTGCTGCTCCTTCGCCTGCAGTTCCCTAGGCAACCTGAAGAGGCATCAGAGGATGCATGTGGCTGGACAGCCGGGACAAGGGGCGGGACAGGAAGCAGTGAGACCTGCCTGCGGATCTCCTATTGATCCCTCTACTGTTGGTCCTCCTGCTAATGGCCCTCCTGCTGTTGGTCCTCCTGCTAGTGGCCCTCCTGCTAGTGGGCATGGTCTTAAGAGGAAGGAGGAGCCCAGTGCTTCAGCTGAAG AAGTGGTGAGGTCTGATCTAAACCTCCACAACAGAGACTACCTGCCACGCTACAGCAGACTAAGGTTACAACCACCACTGGAGCAACAGCCCCCAAGACTTCTTGAGGGGCCTGGACTTGGGGCTAGGGTCGGGGCTGGGACTTTAGGAAGGTGTTTGACTGGGTCTAGGTCTGGAGTCAGACCTGTGGTGGGAGTGAAGTcagaggagacacacagagactctctccttcctctgctaTTCCCCTTTACCTGTCGTCTCTGTGGTACCCCCCTGGAGGACGAGGACGGTTCCACTGCACAGATCTGTGCCAAATGCACCCTGGACATGCTGACCAAGGAGTCGTCTGGCCCCAACAGCCCCGGAGAGCGTGGGGACAAGGTCTACACCTGCAGTGCCTGTCCCTTCCTCACCCACTACCCCAACCACCTGGCGCGACACATGAAGACACACAGCGGAGAGAAGCCGTACAAGTGCCCTCAGTGCGACTACGCCTCCGCCCACTTCGACAACCTGAAACGCCATCACCGCGTGCACACGGGCGAGAAGCCGTACAAGTGCCACCTGTGTGACTACGCCTGTGGGAACCTGGCTAACTTAAAACGTCACCAGCGGGTCCACTCGGGCGCCAAGCCGTTCCAGTGCGCGGTGTGTAGCTACAGCTGTAACCAGAGTATGAATCTGAAGAGACACATGCTGagacacacgggagagaagccttataagTGCCAGCAGTGTGGATACACCACGGGACACTGGGACAACTACAAACGACACCAGAAGAAACATGGCCTCGCCACCGACGGCTGGGTCAAAGTTCAGATGTCCGGCGGGGGTGAGGAAGAGGggggtgaggaagaggatgaggaagaaagGGTGGCGGGACAGCCGcagaggaaagaggaagaggCGGTGATGCAGTATATGTCCAGATAG
- the LOC110529263 gene encoding zinc finger protein 513 isoform X2: protein MESDADEPRTATESCRDQEDGPTSQPDLEPPFPPYLSCRGCGLDLVGPYCHRCCKGGGGGGGGGGFSGAFGGFRAGSRSQADDSEEGGDVTDDNSIMGDDGPNSKLHSCQLCGFSSRYANHVKRHMKTHNGEKPYHCPLCTYASAQLVNLQRHLRIHTGEKPYRCDCCSFACSSLGNLKRHQRMHVAGQPGQGAGQEAVRPACGSPIDPSTVGPPANGPPAVGPPASGPPASGHGLKRKEEPSASAEEVVRSDLNLHNRDYLPRYSRLRLQPPLEQQPPRLLEGPGLGARVGAGTLGRCLTGSRSGVRPVVGVKSEETHRDSLLPLLFPFTCRLCGTPLEDEDGSTAQICAKCTLDMLTKESSGPNSPGERGDKVYTCSACPFLTHYPNHLARHMKTHSGEKPYKCPQCDYASAHFDNLKRHHRVHTGEKPYKCHLCDYACGNLANLKRHQRVHSGAKPFQCAVCSYSCNQSMNLKRHMLRHTGEKPYKCQQCGYTTGHWDNYKRHQKKHGLATDGWVKVQMSGGGEEEGGEEEDEEERVAGQPQRKEEEAVMQYMSR from the exons ATGGAGAGTGACGCAGATGAGCCCCGCACCGCCACCGAGAGCTGCAGGGACCAGGAGGATGGTCCAACCTCCCAGCCCGACCTCGAGCCCCCCTTCCCCCCCTACCTGTCCTGCCGGGGCTGTGGTCTGGATCTGGTGGGACCCTACTGCCACCGCTGCtgcaagggaggaggaggaggaggaggaggggggggattCAGCGGCGCGTTCGGTGGCTTTCGCGCCGGTTCGCGGTCACAAGCGGACGATAGCGAGGAAGGAGGGGACGTAACGGACGACAACTCCATAATGGGTGACGACGGTCCCAACTCCAAGCTCCACTCCTGCCAGTTGTGTGGGTTCTCCTCACGCTATGCCAATCACGTCAAGAGGCACATGAAGACTCACAACGGGGAGAAGCCGTACCACTGTCCCCTGTGTACCTACGCCTCGGCCCAGCTGGTCAACCTGCAGAGACACCTGAGGATTCACACTGGGGAGAAACCATACAGGTGTGACTGCTGCTCCTTCGCCTGCAGTTCCCTAGGCAACCTGAAGAGGCATCAGAGGATGCATGTGGCTGGACAGCCGGGACAAGGGGCGGGACAGGAAGCAGTGAGACCTGCCTGCGGATCTCCTATTGATCCCTCTACTGTTGGTCCTCCTGCTAATGGCCCTCCTGCTGTTGGTCCTCCTGCTAGTGGCCCTCCTGCTAGTGGGCATGGTCTTAAGAGGAAGGAGGAGCCCAGTGCTTCAGCTGAAG AAGTGGTGAGGTCTGATCTAAACCTCCACAACAGAGACTACCTGCCACGCTACAGCAGACTAAGGTTACAACCACCACTGGAGCAACAGCCCCCAAGACTTCTTGAGGGGCCTGGACTTGGGGCTAGGGTCGGGGCTGGGACTTTAGGAAGGTGTTTGACTGGGTCTAGGTCTGGAGTCAGACCTGTGGTGGGAGTGAAGTcagaggagacacacagagactctctccttcctctgctaTTCCCCTTTACCTGTCGTCTCTGTGGTACCCCCCTGGAGGACGAGGACGGTTCCACTGCACAGATCTGTGCCAAATGCACCCTGGACATGCTGACCAAGGAGTCGTCTGGCCCCAACAGCCCCGGAGAGCGTGGGGACAAGGTCTACACCTGCAGTGCCTGTCCCTTCCTCACCCACTACCCCAACCACCTGGCGCGACACATGAAGACACACAGCGGAGAGAAGCCGTACAAGTGCCCTCAGTGCGACTACGCCTCCGCCCACTTCGACAACCTGAAACGCCATCACCGCGTGCACACGGGCGAGAAGCCGTACAAGTGCCACCTGTGTGACTACGCCTGTGGGAACCTGGCTAACTTAAAACGTCACCAGCGGGTCCACTCGGGCGCCAAGCCGTTCCAGTGCGCGGTGTGTAGCTACAGCTGTAACCAGAGTATGAATCTGAAGAGACACATGCTGagacacacgggagagaagccttataagTGCCAGCAGTGTGGATACACCACGGGACACTGGGACAACTACAAACGACACCAGAAGAAACATGGCCTCGCCACCGACGGCTGGGTCAAAGTTCAGATGTCCGGCGGGGGTGAGGAAGAGGggggtgaggaagaggatgaggaagaaagGGTGGCGGGACAGCCGcagaggaaagaggaagaggCGGTGATGCAGTATATGTCCAGATAG